The genome window TGCACCAGAGGGCAAATAAAAGACCCTGGGGAGCATCAGAGGGCACATCAAAATCATTCATTCAATTCTGTGTGCATTCTGATCCCCTCCATTTCCCTCCATGCACTCTCTGTTACCCCACATGCCACTGTGGTCCCTTCCATTCTTCTCTATGCATGATCAGGCTccctctgtttccctctgtGGACTCTCAATTACTCCCCATTCCCTTCTGAGTGCTTGTAGATCCTCTCTGCTCCCCTACTTGTGCCTTTGAACCCCACAGTTCCCATCCATGCATGCTCAGATCAACTCGACTCCCCTTTGCACACACCCCAGTTCCTGCCATCCTTTCTGAGTGCCTTACATCCAAAACATGGCCCCTCTACATGCTTTCAGATTCCCTCTGTTCCCTTCTGGGTGCTTCTAGATCCCCTCGGACTCATTCTGTTCACTTCCAAGCACTCTCAGATGCTCTCCATTCCTATCCAGCTGCTTTCATATCCTCTCCATTCCCTTCGTTGTGCTCTCTTGGAACCCCTCTGTTGTCCTCCTTGCACAAACACATCCCCTCCATTCCCCTCCTTGTACACTCAAGTGTCCTCTGTTTCCCTCTGTATACACCCAGATCTCCCATGTTCCCCTCTTGAACACTCAGATCTCCTCTGTTCCTTACAGTGTCTGCTTAGTGCTGACTTCTCCCCTCTGTGCACACTCACATCCCTCTTTTCAATGATAAGTGCCCTCAGATTCCCACTATTGCTCTCCATCAACACTCAGATCCCACCCATCCCTTCTGCAGGTGCTCAGTTCCTATGGGTTCCACCATCAGATCCTTTCCAGTCCCTCCGTGCACCCTCAATTCCACTCAGTTTTCCCTCCATGCGCGCTTGGATCCCCTCCATTCCCTCTCTATGCACACAGGGACAAGCTTTCTGCTTTACCCTCTGCACATGCTCAGACCCCTCCATTCCCCTCTGTACATGCTCAGATCCCCATTGCTGCCTCCATCTGCCGAGTTTCGCTCCATTCCTCGGCAGACACTTTCCTCTGTAGTCATCTATCCTGCATGACCAGTATCCCAAACCCAGTGTCCCAGAGACCACAGCTGTCTCAACTGGCCTACAGAAACCTTTTAGATGGTGTCTTTCAGCAGGCCCATTCAGAACTGTGGCCCACCAGGGAAGAGAGACCTCTCCTGCTTCCCCCAGATGGAGATCATCTCCACCACAACCCTCTGCCTGCTGTCGTGCAGTCCAGAAAACACCAGCTGCTCCAAATACTCTCCCACAACTCTGGGAGTCTGGGGCCGCTCTGACTTCCCCACCAAGAGCTAGTCTGGGCTTGTCAAAAACACATTAAACAAGAACCAATTGACCTGACAGAACCCTGCTGTAATGGTGGGAGGTGGGGACATCCCCAGTGTTTGCTCTCCACACTGGTTTGTGACTGGCATTCAAGTGTTTATTTACTGACCTGCACTCTTCAAAGCTCCCAAATATGCTGTTCCCAGGGGAAATTCCATCCAAGCAGTTAAGCACTCTCAGAAGAGACCATTCCAAGGACTCTTGCTGGCACAGGGgttattttctttgtagctcAGGAAGCTATGCACCTACAACGACAGGCACCTTCATCTTGGCTTGTGTTTTCTAAGAGCACAAAGGAAACCCAGCCTGATTTCCTCCTCCAGAAGAAAGGAAGCCAagagggggtggtggggtggtggtgtaGGACCCAGTTACCCCGCCCACTGCAGAGGACACTACAAATGCCTCTGTGAGACCTGCTGCTACACAGCTTTGTGCTCCAGAGGGCATTCCCGCATGGACACCATGGGTGAGTACTGGGCTGGGAAGCGGTGCGCTCTTTGCTAGCAATGGGAGGAGCACAGGTAGGTCAGCCCAGCAATAGGGAGAGGCCACACGCACTGGTCCTCACACACTGATGGGGAGCAGTGGCATCCGTGCCCTCTGAGGGCATGCTCACCTGCCACCCCTTCGAACACCAGCAGTTTGTGCCCTGCCTTCTGGCTCACCCCAGCCAGTCCCCTGCTTCAGGGGCCAGGAATGAAACCTGGCTCAGACAGTTGTTGGGTGCTTTGCTACACCCAAAACTATCATCTCAGGCATAACTTTTTGGGAGCTGGTCAAGGGGAAAAGGCAAGGTTGTCTACCCCTTGGGCAAAAGAGTTGAGGCCTTTTATCAAGCTTTCCAGCTTGCACAGACCAGTCTGATGCTGCCCAGAATGCTGGGTGCACTCCTGCATGTCACATGGTCATGTTACACTGTGCAGTGCTGGAGCCAAGGGATTTCCCACCTCTCTGGAGGGAACATCACATTTCATCTTTTCTCccatcttttccctttctagCAGCCCAGTGCCTTCTACTCCTTGCTTGCGTGCTGGTCTTGGCTGCCCCTGGCCACTCCATGCACATACAAACCCTAAACATCTTCAAGAAATCTCCCTCCAACACTTCGGCAAGCGCTCTGAAGAAAACCAGTACGTAGCATCCCGTGGGCATCGCAGTGCTCTCACCAATCTCTTTCAGTTCCTTGGTCTGGGCCAGCCCTGGCTGGTGAACAGCCCCAGCCCATGCTCTGGGCCAGTGGAGGCTTGGTAAAATGGGAAAGGGTGTGCTATGATGCCTCGGATCAAAAAAACACCTCCATAGTGTATACAGGCaggtgggctggggagaggcGGCAtcagctggggaggagagctCTGCCCATCCACCAGGATGAGCTAAACAGCAGTGGGAGGTCCTGCAGCAAGCGTGCTGAAGGCATGGGGAGATCACATCTGCCAGCACAGGTGGGATCCAGTGTGTTGTGCTCATGTACAGCAAGCTCCAGGTGGGGAAGGGCCCTAAACGTCCCTAGCTCTGGCCCTGCTGCAGGATGGAGGATGGCAGATGTGAGGAGGTTTACCCAATGTGCATGTGcgtgcgcgtgtgtgtgcgtgcactgTGCAGACTGGTAAGGGTGTCTGTGTGCTTGGAGGGGTCATTTTTCTCCTTAGTTACAGGAAGGGGCAAGGGGGCAAGGTCCTCTTCACCTTCCTCCCCAGTGTGACCCTGTTTTAGTGACACAACCCCTTTTTCAGGAGACCCAAAGGAGCCCACTAGTGTCCATATCAGTCTCCTGGCCTGATACCAGCCTAGCCCATTGGGTCTGGGGCCTTTTGCTGGGGCTGCCTCCTGTTAGGTGTCCCATGTGGAAGAGGAATAGAAGGCTGAGGCCAACCCACTCTCACCTCCAGCCAAGCCCTCTCTGGGCTGGGACAGCTGATTATTGCCCAGGTATTCTGGACAGATGTCCCTCTCTCCTGGCACAGGCTGAAACATGGTCTTTCCCATTGCACAAGCTTTTGTTAACTcagcctctctcctgccccaggtTGGCCCAAGGACTGCAGCGAGGTCtctgctggcagccccagcGGCATTTACGTCATCCAGCCTGCCGGGCTGCACCCCATCGTGGTGTACTGCAAAATGAACGTGACGGACGGGGGCTGGACGGTCATCCAGAGGAACCGGCAGAGCACGGAGATCACCTGGGCCGAGTCCTGGAGCACCTACAAGTACGGCTTTGGGAATGTGCGCAGCGAGTACTGGCTGGGCACTGAGTACATCCATCAGATCTCCAGGCAGAAGGTCTACCAGGTCAGGTTTGTCATCTGGGATGCCGCAAATAACATCAAGTTTGCAGACTACAACCTCTTCAGCCTGGAAGATGAGTCCCAGGGCTACCGACTGAGGCTGGGAACATACGCAGGGACAGCGGAGGATGCCATGACCTCAGACAATCCCAGGAATGTGCACAACAACATGAAGTTTTCCACAAAGGATCGGGATCAGGACACTTACAGCGGGAACTGTGCCTCCAGCTACGGGGGTGGGTGGTGGTACTCGGCGTGTTATGCTGTACGGCTGAACGTCAAGGGGGCCATAACGTGGGGCAGCCTGTGCAATGGGAACTGCAAAGCCTCTGCCATCCTCATCAAACCAGCTCTGTACCATTAGTGCTCTTCCCCCTCCTGTCTGCACTGAGCACATGGCCAGACCAGCACCCTGCTGGGGCCTGTTTTGTTgactggggggctgggggtgaaTAGGGTTTTTCCTGTATatcaagaaatgttttcttttcctcttctcttgaAAAGTAACAAAGCTCCCTGCTTTGTGTCTGGCCTTTCACCTGCAGGAGGTTTTTAGGGATCATTATTAGAACAAGTCTTTATAAAC of Grus americana isolate bGruAme1 chromosome 19, bGruAme1.mat, whole genome shotgun sequence contains these proteins:
- the LOC129215104 gene encoding fibrinogen-like protein 1-like protein isoform X3, with translation MDTMGWPKDCSEVSAGSPSGIYVIQPAGLHPIVVYCKMNVTDGGWTVIQRNRQSTEITWAESWSTYKYGFGNVRSEYWLGTEYIHQISRQKVYQVRFVIWDAANNIKFADYNLFSLEDESQGYRLRLGTYAGTAEDAMTSDNPRNVHNNMKFSTKDRDQDTYSGNCASSYGGGWWYSACYAVRLNVKGAITWGSLCNGNCKASAILIKPALYH
- the LOC129215104 gene encoding fibrinogen-like protein 1-like protein isoform X2 translates to MDTMAQCLLLLACVLVLAAPGHSMHIQTLNIFKKSPSNTSASALKKTSWPKDCSEVSAGSPSGIYVIQPAGLHPIVVYCKMNVTDGGWTVIQRNRQSTEITWAESWSTYKYGFGNVRSEYWLGTEYIHQISRQKVYQVRFVIWDAANNIKFADYNLFSLEDESQGYRLRLGTYAGTAEDAMTSDNPRNVHNNMKFSTKDRDQDTYSGNCASSYGGGWWYSACYAVRLNVKGAITWGSLCNGNCKASAILIKPALYH
- the LOC129215104 gene encoding fibrinogen-like protein 1-like protein isoform X1, with protein sequence MDTMAAQCLLLLACVLVLAAPGHSMHIQTLNIFKKSPSNTSASALKKTSWPKDCSEVSAGSPSGIYVIQPAGLHPIVVYCKMNVTDGGWTVIQRNRQSTEITWAESWSTYKYGFGNVRSEYWLGTEYIHQISRQKVYQVRFVIWDAANNIKFADYNLFSLEDESQGYRLRLGTYAGTAEDAMTSDNPRNVHNNMKFSTKDRDQDTYSGNCASSYGGGWWYSACYAVRLNVKGAITWGSLCNGNCKASAILIKPALYH